A genomic region of Fluviispira vulneris contains the following coding sequences:
- a CDS encoding NUDIX hydrolase — protein MSEINKYGKREIILRALERYKDQSILGIFKSYEEQTEEQLFALSRLTDFIKGEENCFQRSNLSGHVTGSSLVVNKDFTKVLMTFHAKLKKWLQLGGHCDGDHLVHQVALREANEESGSNLLHLLNYFAFPQKYNMHDFENIIPFDLDIHEIPARLAEPTHLHYDIRYLILAEKEDDILISEESLDLKWIPIHEIQSYTNEYSTIRQFKKLNILIQSL, from the coding sequence ATGAGTGAAATAAATAAATACGGAAAACGTGAAATCATTTTGAGAGCATTAGAAAGATATAAAGATCAATCAATTCTTGGAATATTTAAGAGTTACGAAGAACAAACAGAAGAGCAATTGTTTGCTTTGTCACGGTTGACCGATTTTATTAAAGGGGAAGAAAATTGTTTTCAAAGGAGCAATTTAAGTGGACATGTGACTGGCTCATCATTGGTAGTCAATAAAGATTTCACAAAAGTTTTGATGACTTTTCATGCAAAATTAAAGAAATGGTTGCAATTAGGAGGACACTGTGATGGCGATCATTTAGTGCACCAGGTCGCTCTGCGGGAAGCAAATGAGGAGTCTGGTTCAAATCTTCTTCATTTATTAAACTATTTTGCTTTCCCACAAAAATACAATATGCATGATTTTGAAAATATTATTCCGTTTGATTTAGATATACATGAAATTCCTGCAAGGTTGGCAGAACCAACTCATCTTCATTATGATATTCGTTATTTAATTTTAGCAGAAAAAGAAGATGATATTTTAATTTCTGAAGAATCGTTAGATTTGAAGTGGATCCCAATTCATGAAATTCAAAGCTATACTAATGAATATAGTACAATTAGACAGTTTAAAAAATTAAATATATTGATTCAATCACTATAA
- a CDS encoding Cof-type HAD-IIB family hydrolase: MKAVALDLDGTLLNSSHSVSPLAIKTLLELENSGIKVVLASARPIQSVLKIAQSIGLKNEMMIAGNGAIIAQKDHKILYKKSIEKADLDHIFKIYKEFTAQYVKEKLTMHIYSEFNWLVPWNSQKAQEEARIIGFLPNIIGEEAYEIENAEKIMIVSEPIILKQFSNFLIEKFSHLGIVLSKPDSLEINAYGVSKYTGVLEFAKINNLAIDEFICIGDGDNDEAMLKNCGFGVAMANASIAAKNAAKEVTLSNDQDGVAYFLRKYFSLNN, from the coding sequence ATGAAAGCTGTGGCTTTAGATCTTGATGGCACGTTATTAAATTCTTCGCACTCTGTCTCCCCTTTAGCAATAAAAACACTCTTAGAATTGGAAAATTCGGGGATAAAAGTTGTTTTAGCAAGTGCAAGACCTATACAATCCGTGTTAAAAATTGCACAAAGTATTGGTTTAAAAAATGAAATGATGATTGCTGGAAATGGTGCTATTATAGCACAGAAAGATCATAAAATTCTTTATAAAAAATCTATAGAAAAAGCTGATTTAGATCATATTTTTAAAATTTATAAAGAATTTACTGCTCAATATGTAAAAGAAAAATTGACTATGCACATATACAGTGAATTTAATTGGCTTGTTCCATGGAATAGTCAAAAAGCACAAGAAGAAGCGAGAATAATAGGATTTTTACCAAATATAATTGGTGAAGAAGCTTATGAAATCGAAAATGCAGAAAAAATAATGATCGTATCTGAACCAATTATATTAAAACAATTTTCAAATTTTTTAATAGAGAAATTTAGTCATCTTGGTATAGTTTTATCAAAGCCAGATTCTTTGGAAATAAATGCTTACGGTGTTTCTAAATACACAGGAGTTTTAGAATTTGCTAAAATAAATAACTTAGCGATTGATGAATTTATTTGCATTGGTGATGGTGATAATGACGAAGCTATGCTTAAAAATTGCGGATTTGGTGTTGCAATGGCCAATGCCTCTATAGCGGCAAAAAATGCAGCAAAAGAAGTGACTCTTTCTAATGATCAAGATGGTGTTGCGTATTTTTTGCGAAAATATTTTTCATTAAATAATTAA
- a CDS encoding HlyD family secretion protein yields MNISPKKIFFSIAASIGLVIISYFILQNIFYVSTDNAQVEGHAVLLASKISGYITKVNVIQGQKVKKGDILVEIDDRDYQNTLKQVKSNLISLEAKLKDSERNFRRSEKLYKSGATTQQQYDTSLANYTDTKAQYDSVHTQVLQAELILEFTKIKAPTNGIIAKSSVEQGQFASPGVPLIGFVDSEERWITANFKETEIESIRIGTSVLIEVDAISSKKYEGSVYSISSATGATFTLLPPDNATGNFTKVVQRVPIRIKFEKLTDKDIELLRSGLSALVKIKKSSG; encoded by the coding sequence GTGAATATATCTCCTAAAAAGATTTTTTTTTCTATAGCAGCTTCAATTGGTTTAGTCATAATTTCATATTTTATATTGCAAAATATTTTTTATGTATCGACTGATAATGCTCAAGTGGAAGGACATGCAGTCTTACTTGCGTCTAAAATAAGTGGTTACATCACTAAAGTGAATGTAATTCAAGGACAAAAAGTAAAGAAAGGGGATATTTTAGTTGAAATTGATGACAGAGACTATCAAAATACTTTAAAACAAGTAAAATCGAATTTAATTTCGCTCGAAGCAAAGCTCAAGGATTCTGAAAGAAATTTTAGAAGATCAGAAAAACTATATAAATCAGGTGCAACAACTCAACAACAATATGATACAAGTTTAGCAAATTATACTGATACAAAAGCACAATACGATAGTGTACATACCCAAGTTTTACAAGCAGAACTCATTCTTGAATTTACAAAAATAAAGGCTCCGACAAATGGTATAATTGCAAAATCTTCTGTTGAACAAGGACAATTCGCAAGTCCAGGAGTTCCTTTAATAGGATTTGTTGACTCAGAAGAGCGCTGGATTACCGCAAACTTTAAAGAAACAGAAATTGAATCTATTCGTATCGGTACAAGTGTGCTAATAGAAGTGGATGCAATTTCAAGTAAAAAATATGAAGGATCTGTTTATTCCATAAGTTCAGCTACGGGTGCAACATTTACTTTATTACCACCTGATAATGCCACAGGGAATTTTACAAAAGTTGTGCAAAGAGTACCTATTAGAATTAAATTTGAGAAATTAACTGATAAAGACATTGAATTATTAAGATCAGGGCTTTCAGCATTAGTAAAAATTAAAAAATCATCTGGTTAA
- the pepQ gene encoding Xaa-Pro dipeptidase — MNNLTTLFSEHIKQRMTDAAEALNALNYRALILGAGEPFTYFTDDVNALFRPNPHFAHWCPAKGAHHVIKYEPGKKPLLIYYAPDDFWHYHELFGNPFWANEFEVIEVNSIDKIWSQLGDLSFSVFIGNETKYAAVHNVRINCELMTSRLNWYRRSKSNYEIYCMSEANRLAAKGHIAAKNAFLNGASEYEIHMTYLHAMDCVDADLPYTGIVALNKNGAILHYHNRETIKNGKVLLIDSGASFNNYPSDITRTYTQNKADIVFQDLLNQTEKMQIELCSQVKTGLYFPDLHTNCHLKIAEILENLGVLNISGDYESAVNEGITKVFFPHGLGHMLGIQVHDIGGKQLDVQGNPAPKNPKVIFSNLRFVGTLEQNMVVTIEPGIYFIPILLNNFRSNSSFADKVNWNLVERLIPFGGIRIEDDVVAQGHSQRNLTREFLP, encoded by the coding sequence ATGAACAACCTGACCACACTTTTTTCAGAGCATATTAAACAAAGAATGACGGATGCTGCTGAAGCACTCAATGCTCTCAACTACCGCGCACTTATATTAGGAGCTGGAGAGCCTTTTACATATTTCACCGACGATGTAAATGCATTGTTCCGTCCAAATCCACATTTTGCCCATTGGTGTCCTGCAAAAGGTGCTCACCACGTTATAAAATACGAGCCAGGAAAAAAACCCCTTCTCATTTATTATGCGCCTGATGATTTTTGGCACTACCATGAACTTTTTGGCAATCCATTTTGGGCAAACGAATTTGAAGTTATAGAAGTCAATTCTATTGATAAAATTTGGTCACAACTTGGTGATCTTAGCTTTTCTGTTTTTATCGGCAATGAGACAAAATACGCAGCCGTTCACAATGTTCGAATCAATTGTGAGCTTATGACCTCTCGATTAAATTGGTACAGACGATCAAAATCAAATTATGAAATTTATTGTATGTCTGAAGCAAATAGACTTGCTGCTAAAGGACATATTGCTGCAAAAAACGCATTTTTGAATGGTGCATCAGAATATGAAATTCACATGACGTATTTGCATGCAATGGATTGTGTCGATGCCGATCTTCCCTACACAGGAATTGTTGCTCTCAATAAAAATGGTGCTATTTTGCATTATCACAATCGTGAAACAATTAAAAATGGTAAAGTACTTTTAATAGATTCTGGTGCTTCATTTAATAATTACCCATCAGATATTACAAGAACATATACTCAGAATAAAGCAGATATCGTTTTTCAAGATCTCCTAAATCAAACTGAAAAAATGCAAATTGAATTGTGTTCTCAAGTAAAGACGGGGTTATATTTTCCTGATTTACATACAAATTGTCATCTCAAAATTGCTGAAATTTTAGAAAATTTAGGCGTACTCAATATTTCTGGTGATTACGAAAGTGCAGTAAATGAAGGAATTACAAAAGTATTTTTTCCACATGGCTTAGGACATATGCTTGGCATTCAAGTCCACGATATTGGTGGAAAACAATTGGATGTACAAGGAAATCCCGCGCCTAAAAATCCAAAAGTTATTTTTAGTAATTTACGTTTTGTTGGAACCCTTGAACAAAATATGGTTGTTACTATTGAACCAGGAATATATTTTATTCCAATACTATTAAATAATTTTAGAAGTAATAGTTCTTTTGCAGATAAAGTAAATTGGAATCTAGTTGAAAGACTTATCCCATTTGGAGGAATTAGAATAGAAGATGATGTTGTCGCACAAGGGCATTCTCAAAGAAATTTAACAAGAGAATTTCTTCCATAA